The following is a genomic window from Psychrobacter immobilis.
TTGCGAAATGCTGGCAGGTTGCTATTGTTGGTGGTAGCTTGCTGTGTTCGTTGCTGCGAGTTTTTTCTTGCCTGTTCTAGCAATTCGTTGTGTGACGGTGCTGACGGCTCAGAGATGATGTAGTCATCACGCGAAGGGATGATAATAACTGGATCAGGTTGGGTCAACACAGGATTAGATGGTGTAAATACAGGCGTCTCTTGAGTCAATGGATTGGTTGATTCGGCTGGTTCATAGGAGTTATAAGGCTCAATGGGGTAGTCGTCCTCGTCCTCTGTTCTGACAATGGGCGCTTGCGTCACAGTCGCTATGGGGGCTTTAGCTGTTTGCGATGATGGCAGCGTTTGAGTCGGTACCGTTTTGATCGCGGTAGATGCAGTCGGCGCAGTCTGGCAAGCGCTCAAACTCAACATGCCAGCTAGAGCGCTGACTGCCAGCATCTTATTGGCTGGCTTGATTTTGATAGACCACGTTATGACGGCTGACCTAGCTGATACAGTTCGCTTGAGAAATAACATTAGATTGAGACCTTTTTTAAGTTTCACAAATAACTTTAGAACCATTCAACGGCACGATCATACCAAGTATCGGCACGACTTTCTGCATCATTACCATTTGACCCATCACTGTTTTCCTGGTTGTCGCTATCAACAGCTTCGCCATTTGGAATCTCTAAACCTTCACTACGGCGCTGCTGGTTTTGTTCACGAGCACGATCTTGTTGATATAAGCCGACAGCGCAACTGCTGGCTTCTTCTGGTAAATATGCCGACAGGACAGGCAGATAGCGTGCATCTGCACAGCGCTCATTAGACAACTTGCCTGAGTTGTTCTCTAACCACAACCATTCAATACCTTCAGGCTCTGGTAGTGCCACAGGCGTCAGTTTCAAGCGATTCATATAGTCAACCCAAACTGGCAATGCGCCAGTACCGCCGCTTAAACCAATTGGCTTGTTATCATCACGGCCAACCCAAACCACACTGACATAGTTGCCACTGTAGCCTGCAAACCAAGCGTCGCGGTAATCATTTGTGGTACCTGTTTTGCCAGCAAGATTTAGATTGCTACCAAGTGATTGCACGCGTTTGGCAGTACCGTTTTTGACCACATCTTGTAAAGCATAGTTAATTAAGAAATTGGTCTCAGGCGGAATACTACGCTGAGTGTTGAGTCCAGTACGTTGTAAAATACGACCACGGTCATCAATGACGGTGCGAATACTATGGATAGGCGTACGGAAGCCACCAGTTGCAAAGACTTGATAGACACCAAGCATGTCCATTGGGCTAAGATTAACAGAACCTAACAATGCTGATGGATAAGGTGGTATTTTTTCTTTGATTCCCATGCGCTGTAACTGCTTGGCAAAGGTATCGACCCCAAACTCCATACCTAAGCGTACCGTTGCTTGGTTATAAGACTTTGATAAAGCAGTGGTAAATGTCACATAACCATGGTCACGATTGTCATAGTTCTTGGGGTTCCATTTAGTACCATCGCTTAGATTGACGGTAATCGGTGAGTCATCGACTGAGCTTGCAAGATTATAGCGCCCACTTTCAAGCGCTGTCATATAAATAATAGGCTTCAATAACGAACCCACTTGGCGCTTGGCATCGACCGCACGGTTAAAGCCGGTAAATTCACTGCCACTGCCCACTACAGATACCAGCTCACCAGTCTCAGGATTGGCACTCACTAAGGCACCTTGCAAGTCTTTGGTTTTGCTACTATTACGACGCAGCTCACCCAATTTTCTATCAACCGCTTTGTCTGCGGCTAATTGTGCAATAGGGTCTAAAGTACTGATAATGATAAGACCTTCATTTTTGAGGTCATCAGAATAGTACACGGTATTCAGCTCGCGCTTGACGATATCCAAAAAGTCAGGGAATTGACTTTTGCCTTCGACAGGTTTGTCCACAACACCAAGTGGCTGCTTTAGCGCTTTTTCATAGTCTTCTTGACTGAGTGAGCCAACGGCCAGCATGTTGCCCAGCACGACGTCACGGCGCGCTTTTGAGTCGTTTGGATGGCGACGTGGGTTGTAGATACTCGGGCCTTTTGCCATACCGACTAGCAGGGCTTGCTGATCCAAGCGCAGCTCATTCAGTGGTTTATCAAAGTAAAACTGTGATGCCAAGCCAAAACCATTAATAGAGCGGTTGCCGTTTTGACCCAAATAAATCTCGTTGAGGTACGTTTGTAGAATTTCATCTTTGCTATAATGTAGCTCGAGCAATACTGCCATTAACGCTTCGTTGGCTTTGCGCTTCAGCGTACGGTCTGAATTGAGATAGAAGTTTTTAATCAGCTGCTGAGTGATGGTCGAGCCGCCTTGTCTAGAGCCACCAGAGAAGTTGTTCAGTACGGCACGTGCAATGCCTCGTATAGAGACGCCTTTGTGCTCATAAAACGCACGGTCTTCCGTGGCTATTAACGCATCAATGAGTGGTTGTGGTACTTCATCTAACGAGACGACCAAACGATCTTCATTACTGTCAGGATAAATACCACCGATACTCACCGGCTCTAAGCGAATGATGCCGCTTTTGGCAGGCAAAGTGCTTTGTACGGACTCAATCTTGTTACCAGCAATGGTCATTTTTATGACTTGCTCTTTATCCACATCGTTGGCGCTATAAGTAAAACCGCGAGTATGAATAAAGTAGGTATTACCTGATCTATGATAGGTTCCTGTGCGATCATAAGCTTTGTTGCTTTGATAGTTCAGCAACTCCAGCCATGTCTTCATCGTATCTTTGTCGACACTCGCGCCTTGATACAATTCAAGCGGCTGCGAATACACTTTAGCAGGAATATCCCAGCGCTTACCCTCAAACTTATGAGTAATGGTGCGATCAAGTTTGATTAAATATAGCGCCAAGAGCACCATGCCAGCAATAATGACAATTAAGATAAGACTACTAAATACCAACCCACGCTGCTGTGAAGGGAGCGTGTGGTTAACAGATTTAGAGGACTGTGTTAACTTGGTATTTGGTAACTTGGAATTGGATGTTTGCACTGATGTCGCACCATTTTGGTATAAAAAACTGCCTCATAATGACGCAAATTGACAAATTTTTCAATCTATCATCGTCAACGCAGGCATTCATTGATTTTAAGCTGTGAGTCGTTATGCTCTTCACAGCACTTGCTTATAGTATAATCTCTGTTAAAACACGGTCATTGCTAACAAAGCATTAAAAGCTTTAGATTGGCAGTATCATTGTTATATAAGTGTCATATTAGCTTCATGTCACCATGTAACCATGTCACATAGCCATGCACGATAGCAGTTTAGAGACGCGCCAACGATGTGTTTTTTATGAATTAACCGCTACTGTTATTGTTTTATTTTTTGTGAGCCGTGCTGAAAGTTATTTAAAATAGCTGTTTTAGATAAGTCTTCTGCATAGGCGTTGAGTCTCGTTAGTGATAGTAAGTTTACTTAAAGCGAATAAGGTTCGAGCAAACCTGTCTAAAGGAAGTAAGCGCGATTATGTCCAATGTCCCATCATCAATGGCATCGACCACCAGCCAGCATTATGAAGATAACTCTATCATCGAAGGTTTAGTACTGCCACTCGCAGGTCACTGTTTCCACTGCGGTGATCCTGTACCGCAGCCGCCGTTCCATGCCAAGATATTGGGTAAGCCGCGTGAGATGTGCTGTATGGGCTGTCAGTTAGCCTCTCAAAGCATCGTAGAGGCAGGGCTTGAGCAGTATTACTTGGACCGCTCAGAGATTAATCGTACGGCAAGTCTACCGACGCAGTTGACTCGCCTTGAGGCGTATGACCATGACGAGATCAAATCACAATTCGTCTATGCTCAAGACGGACTGTCGGTTGCAGAGCTGTCCGTCAATAACCTACGCTGCGCGGCATGTACTTGGCTAATTGAGTCGCGTCTCGATGAGTTAGAGGGTATCAGTAAATGTCAGGTGAATTTGACCAATCAGCGTATGCGTGTGATTTGGAACGAGGATAAGCTGCCGATCAGCCGTATTCTTGCCACCATTAATGAAATCGGCTATGAAGCCAAGCCTTATCGTCAAGATACGCATGAGGCGATGCTGGCGCGTCATAACAACCAAATGCTGATACGTCTTGGCATTGCCGCGTTGGGCTCGATGCAAGCGATGATGTATGCCGTTGCCATCTATTTTGGTGAATACAGCGATATGCTAATATTTCAGCGTGATTTTTTGCGCTGGGTGTCTTTATTTGTCAGTACGCCCGTTTTCTTCTATGCGGGTGTCCCGTTCTTTACCTCAGCGTGGTCGGCAATTCGTGCCCGTCAAGTCAATATGGACGTGCCCGTCAGCATCGCGCTGATTGTGACTTTTTTCGCGAGCCTATATGCCACCATCACTGGTCAAGGGGAAACCTATTACGATTCGGTCAGTATGTTTATTTTCTTTTTACTGGCAGGGCGTTACATTGAGCATAATGCCCGCCTAAAAGCCGCCACCATGGCCAATGACTTGGTTGTGGTTGAGCCAGTACTGGTACAAAAAATTGCGGAAGATAAAGAAGCCGCCGAGCTTATATTACAGCAGTTAAAGAAAAATGAGCTCAAGAAAACAGCTATAAATGAAGACGTGAGCAATCAAGTCAGTAATTTGGATACAAATGAGGCGAGCACATCAGCTAATCCAACGCCTAATTTTATGCAAAGCATGGATGCCAATGTTCATCAGCTCACATCAAAAATTGCACAAGACTGGCAACGCACGCGTACTCAAAAATCAGCCATATCAACAACAGCAGATGAGGCAAAAGAAAAACAAATGGTCACCGCCCATAGTTTGCAAGTGGGTGATATCATTTTAGTTGAGGCTGGCTCTGAAATCATCAGCGATGGTATTTTGCTGAGCCAGACTGCTACCGTGTCGCAAAGCCTATTGACGGGTGAGGGCGACTTGATTATCAAGAGCCAAGGTGACTATATCGTCGGCGGTGCACAAAACGATAGCCAACCGTTTGAGATGCTGGTCACAGCATTGCCAGCAGACAGCCAAATTGGCTTAATTGATCGGCTGATGAACCGTGCCATGAGTGAAAAGCCCAAACTGGCACAGCAAGCAGACAAGCTGGCACGATGGTTTGTGGCGCGTATTTTGGTATTGTCTGTCTTGGTATTCATTGGTTGGTATATCGTTGACCCAAGTCAAGCGATTTGGGCTACGGTCGCGGTATTGGTCGCGACTTGCCCTTGTGCGCTGTCTTTAGCGACACCGATTGCGCTGACGGTCGCGACCAATCGACTGGCAAGCTATGGCTTTTTGACGACGCGTGGACATACGCTACAAACTTTAGCGGAAATCACTCATGTCGCCTTTGATAAAACAGGCACTTTAACTTATGGTAAGCCGAATTTATTAAATATTGAGCTGCTTAAAGATAATGATATTGCAACGGCTACAGATGAGCAAAAAGATACGGTATTAGCCATCGCTGCGGCTCTAGAAGTAGGGAGCCGTCATCCTATTGCACACGCGCTGCTTACCGCTGCCTATCAGTTGCATTTGCCATCGACGCAGGCCTTACAGCATTATCCAGCAGGCGGTGTCGAGGCAATGATTGATGGCGTATTATATCGAATTGGTCATGTGGATTTTGCGTTAAACGATGCTGATAATGATATGGTCATTGATTTAGTATCACAGCGCGCCAGCTCAGCAGTGGTTTTATCTTGTCAACAAAATGACTCGGTCACTTGGCAAGCGCTGGCATGCTTCTATTTCAATGATAAGGTGCGTGATAGTGCCAAAGCCATGCTCGATACGCTTAAAGAGTTGGGTATTGAGACAGTTATGTTGACTGGTGACCCAAGCCCGCAAGCGCTGGTATTGGCTGAAAGCTTAGGGATGCATTCTGCTTACAATGGTCTATCGCCAACAGACAAGGTTACTCACATTCAAAAACTACAGGCGGAAGGTGGCGTAGTGTTGATGGTGGGAGACGGTATTAATGATGCGCCAGTGCTAGCCGCAGCAGATGTCTCGACTTCTATTGCGGGGGCGGCAGATTTGGCACAAGTATCGAGTGACAGTATTATCTTAAATGGTCAAATCGACGCTATTACTGCGGCTAAGCGTATCTCTGATAAAACGGAACGTATTATCAAACAAAACTTCCGCTGGGCACTGATTTATAATGGCAGTGTGCTAATACCAGCAGCGTTAGGCTATGTGCCACCTTGGCTGGCTGCTATTGGTATGTCATTAAGTTCATTGTTTGTGGTCTTAAATGCGCTGCGCTTAAAGCGTGCTTAATACCTATTCAAAAAAACGATTAGCTGCGCCATACTTACTTAGCCTACTAATGTAGTACTGAGACTCATCTTCCTTGCTGCTCACATTTTTCCAAACAGTATGTCTATCATAAGTATTTAACTTTACCCATAAAAAAACCGCCTTTAACTATATGAATAGCCAAGGCGGTTTTTTTATTTAAATGACTGTTAAATAATATTTAGATTAGTCTTGCAAGTAGCTTAGCAAACGCATAAATTCAATGTACATCCATACGAGCGTGGCAAGAATACCAATACTGAATAACCATTCGTAGTCTTCAGAGACACCCATTGCCACACCGCGATCGATATTATCGAAGTCTAATAACAGCGTGAAAGAAGCGATGATAATCACAAATAAGCTAAAGCCGATAGCGATAGCACCACCTTCAAATAAGAACGGTAAGCTTGAACCAAACGCTAAAGAAAGTACCCATTGCGCCACATAAACCAGCATAATTGCAATCAATGCTGAAGTCACAATTGAGCGGAACTTTTCAGTCACCTTGACCAGACCTGAGCGATATAGCCCTAGCATAACGGCTGCCGTCACAAAAGTGGCACACATAGCGGTCACTGGTACACTCGGATACATCCGCATAAAGAACAGCGAGATGCCGCCTAAAAATATGCCTTCTAACAGTGCATAAGGCACCGCAAAGGTTTTGGCCTTATGAGGTTTAAAAGTGATAAAAAGCGCGAGACCAAAAGCAGCAAACATACTGCCGAAGGCAGCCATCGTGATAAAGCCTTGCGACAAACCTGCCATAAGGGCATAAAAGAAAAAGCCCACACCAGTGATCGCAGATAATCCAAGTAATAGACTGGTCTTTTGAATCACGCCCTTGACCGTCATTGGCTTACCGCCGATCGCAAGTTCTGCGCGACTGACAATAGGATTGGCCATAAAGTTGTCCTTAATAAAATATAAATAATAATGATGCTAGCTACTTTAGCAAAACCGCCATTATTGTCAACTGTGTTTACGTGACAGCCATCAAGGCTTCACGACCTTATAGAGCTATTATTAGTTGATGTATTTTGGCGTATTGCCTAGCTAAACAAACACGTTTAAGAGTAACGTGCGATGGCTTTTATATGGGGTTGATTACGACAGTTAACAACGATAATTCATAAACATGCTAGTCTAAACGCTCGTTTATCGCTATCATTGGCGAGTAATTTACCGTTATGCCGAGTCGTTTTATGGAAAACTCAGCGCAATCCGCAAGATTGCCGCACTTACATGAATCAGAGCTGTTCCACGCTATCAAAAACCCTGCTTTTAGGCGTATTGGGCTTATGGGCCGCGCTGGTAAACGTAGTGTCACTCAAAGTTTGGTACAAATTGCCCAGACTATCAATGAGATGAATCTCACATTGATTATGGATGTGCAAACGGCGAACTTGCCCACTTTGAACCTTACTGAGATTGAAAAGGTCAAAATCGTTAAGCGTAGTTTGATTGGTGAGATTTGTGATTTGGTCATCGTTGTTGGCGGTGATGGCTCGATATTGCACGCGGCTGAAGCGTTGGCACGCTACCGTGTGCCTGTATTTGGCGTCAACCGTGGTCGGCTTGGTTTTTTGGCGGATGTAAAACCTGATGAAGCGGCGTTTAAATTGCGCCAAGTCCTGATGGGTGATTATCAGTTGGATCATCGTTTTCTATTAACGATGGAGATACGAGAAGGGCGTACTATCATTCATGAAGACATGGCGCTCAATGATATCGTATTGCATGCGGGAAAATCGGTTCATATGATTGATTTTCAGATGAAAATCGATGGTCAAGATGTCTATCGTCAGCATAGTGATGGTTTGATTGCAGCAACGCCTACCGGTTCAACGGCCTATGCACTCTCTGGCGGCGGTCCCATTATTCATCCGAGTATGGATGCTATCTGTTTGGTGCCCATGCATCCCCATACGCTGTCTAGCAGACCGATTGTGGTGAGCGGTAATAGCGAAGTATGCATTCGCATTCATGAAGACAATCGCACTCAGCCGATGGTCAGTGCCGACGGCAAGCCAAGCGTGCCACTTGAGCAGGAGCAACGGCTCTATATTCGTAAGCATCCAGATAAGCTTACTTTATTGCACCCGCCAGGGTTTGATTTTTATGAAGCTTGTCGCACTAAATTGCACTGGAACGTCCATGCTGAGGAATTCAGTCTTGACGTGGATGATGATATTATGGACGACGAATAAGTGTCTCTTTTATATAAAAACGTTATAAAAAATATGTTATAAAAAATAGTAGTGGAGAATAGGCAGGATGGATAAGCAAACGATATTAGCAAGTTTAACGCCAGAAGTGGTGGATAAATTCCGCATGGCGATTGAGTTGGGTAAGTGGCCTGATGGTCGCAAGCTGACCGCTGAGCAGCGCGAGACCTGTATGCAAGCGGTGATGGTGTGGGAGCACGAGCATCTACCACCTGCTGAGCGCACAGGCTATATTCATAAGCCAGTCAAAGACGATGGTTCTATCGTCGGGGCAGAATGTGATGTCGAGCATGAGCATCATTATCCAAACATGCCTAATCCGAAAGGCGCAGTCCAACCCGTCAAGTTTCGTGATAAATAGACTGATGGCTAAATTTTCTAATAAAAAATGAAGCACATAAAAAAGGCCACGCTAATCAGCGTGGCCTTTTCTTATTTAATAATTTTTTAAAGCGCCGTCGTATCAACACTAGGGCGAACCGTTAATGGGTTTTTTTGCATCAAAAACCCTTGCCAGCCCCAATGTAAAAAATTGCGGATATTGGCATGGTCAGTACCGTTAGGAGTTGCTTGAACTTTGGCATAATGCTCGCCAAACAGTTTTAGCGTGTCCAATTGATTCAGACCATGGTGCTTGGCAAAGCCAAAAATTTTCGCACTACCTTCATTTTCACCAGCTGCATTGTGTACCATACCGTTCACAAACGGGGCAGGTGCGTAGCGATAAAAATCATCAATAAAACTGATGACATCATTGAATCCAATGGCTTTTTTATCCAAACCATTAAGTAGAGCCGATACATCTGATTGGCGGATACTCATAAATAAATGACCTCAGAGCAGATTAAAAAGTGAAAGTATGTAACTTAGCGATTGAAATAGTCTTCGTCATCAAATGAAGGCGCAAAATTGCCCTGCTCAAGATGTTGCATTTGCGACTGTACAGAACGCTCATGCTGAATACGTTGGTAAATCTCTTCGCGGTGTACGGCAATATCTTTCGGTGCATTGACACCGATACGTACTTGATTGCCTTTGACACCTAGGACCGTCACACTGACCTCATCACCAATCATTAGCGTTTCGCCCACGCGGCGTGTCAAAATTAACATGCGTCACACTCCTTATGTCGCATCAACAAATTATTACTCATCAGATTACTTCTCAATTGCAGGACATTACCGCAGCACTAGAAAGACAATGTATCAATGACAACCACAATGCTTACTATTGTGCCAATAGCGGTAATGATAGGTAGATTCATTTAGCCCAAATGAAAGCCCCATTATAGGGGGCATAACAGAGACTGTCACGGGTTTTCACAAAACTATTGGGTAAATACTCACCCTAGCAATAATAAAAAATAAAAATAGGATCTAAAAAGACCCTATTTAAATTAATACATTGTTGAAAGTAATTGATACTGACTTAATGCATAACTGTTAATGCTAAATCGATTATTCTAAGCGTTTTAAAATAAGTTATAGCCCAGCGATTTTACTTTCGCCATCTTCACGATCCAGACCAAATGCGGTATGTAGTGATTTAACGGCTTTTTCTAAATACTGTTCTTGGATAAGGACAGACACTTTGATTTCGCTGGTTGATATCATTTGAATATTGATATTGTTTTCAGCAAGCGTTTGGAACATGAGGCTCGCAACACCAGCATGAGAGCGCATGCCGACGCCGACTAAAGAGACTTTAACGACTTCATCATTAGCCAATATCTCTTTAGCACCGATCTCATCTTTGACTTCATTTTCCAGTACTTTCATGGTTTTGTCCATGTCAGTACGGTTGACAGTAAAAGTAAAGTCGGTGGTGCCATTGGTAGAGAGGTTTTGCACTATCATATCAATTTCAATATTGGCACGACCAATCGGGCTTAGGATAGCAGAGGCAATACCAGGATGATCAGGTACACCGCGCACGACTATTTTTGCTTCGTCTCGATTAAAAGCGATACCTGAGATGATTGCCTGTTCCATATTGTCTCCTTCGTCTATCGTAATTAAGGTGCCGACATTGTCTTGAAATTCTTGGTCGAAGCTACCATCGTTGTTTTCATCAAAGCTAGATAATACGCGCAGTGGTACACCATATTTACCCGCGAATTCTACCGAACGAATCTGTAAAATCTTAGAGCCAAGACTTGCCATCTCCAGCATTTCTTCAAAGGTAATTTTTTCAAGTTTTTTGGCTTTTGAGGTTACACGAGGGTCAGTGGTATAAACGCCATCAACATCGGTATAAATCTGACATTCATCAGCACCCAAGGCAGCAGCAATAGCGACACCTGTGGTATCAGAGCCGCCGCGCCCTAATGTGGTCGCGTTGCCTTCGTCATCAATACCTTGAAAGCCTGCGACGATGACGACATTGCCTGCATCAAGTTGCTCACGGATATTTTTGTCATCGATGCTTTCGATACGGGCTTTATTGTGGGCATTGTCCGTTTTAATCGCGACTTGACGACCAGTAAATGAACGAGCGCCTACACCAAGCTCTTTAATCGCCATAGCAAGCAATGAAATCGATACTTGCTCACCGGTTGAGACCATTTGGTCGTATTCACGGGGATCAGGCTGAGTGCTAATTTGGCGTGCTAGATCAATCAAACGGTTGGTTTCGCCGCTCATAGCAGAGACGACAACAACTATTTGATGACCGTTGTCATGCCAGCGTTTGACTCGTTTGGCGACGTTTTTGATGCGGTCGATACTGCCCATCGAGGTGCCGCCGTATTTCTGTACTATTAACGCCATAAAAATCTACCTATTATTCATTAATGGCCTTTTATTATCATCAATGAGAGCCAATATGCGGATGTGACGCTCAATCAATGCTTGTATAGATAAAGCCGTATTATAAGAATTGCGCCCATGCTTTTCGTTTATGTATTCAGTAGTGCTGACTAGGTAATGCACGCACGATGCATATAAACGTTGACCTTTATATCATATCTACGTCACAACGTTAAGTGCCCGTAGCGCTTAGATACATGGCGATTGGTTATAACCGTTATAACCAATCGCGTATCTTATGCGTAGTAGACCCAAGTGATGCGCTGTATTCATGTTTTTTTCAGGACTAGCTAAGCTGAGTTTCAATCCAAGCAGGTAGGGCGTTGATAACCGCGGTACTGTTGCCAGACTTTGGCGCGCCGCCTTGTGCGTAATCTGGCTTACCACCACCTTTACCGCCCAGCTCACCTGCCAAATGACGAATGATATCACCAGCTTTTACTTTAGCGGTGACTGATTTTGCCACGCTTGCAGCTAGGGCTAACTGTTCGTCTTTATCACCAATCAATACAATCACGCCATCAGGAAGTTTAGATTTAATATCGTCCATCAGGGTGCGGATAGATTTGCCGTCGATACCGCTTAAGGTACTGATAAGCACCGGCGTGCCTGCGATGGTCTGCACTTCATCGAGTAAATTGGCTGCTTGGGCGCTGGCAATTTTTTGCTCTAAGCGCTCCAGTTGTTTCTCAAGTTCGCGCTGCTTATCCGCCATGGTACGTACGCGCTGTGCCACTTCAGGACGTTTCACTTTTAGCTGACTGGCAAGCTCGCTCAGCTGCTGCTCACTTTGCTGAATGTTTTTAATCGCATTCATGCCAGTGACAGCTTCAATACGGCGGATGCCAGCAGCAATACCTGATTCGCTGGTAATTTTTAGCACACCGATATCACCAGTACGTTTAACGTGCAAACCACCACAAAGCTCAATAGAGAAGGGCTTGCGCTGACCATCGACGATACTGTCAGTGCCCATGGTTAAGACACGAACGTCACTGCCATATTTTTCACCAAACAATGCCATAGCGCCTTGTTTCATCGCTTCGTCAATAGACATATTCTCGATGCGAGCAGGGGTGTTGGCTTGAATTTGCTCATTGACTAAGCGTTCG
Proteins encoded in this region:
- a CDS encoding aspartate kinase, giving the protein MALIVQKYGGTSMGSIDRIKNVAKRVKRWHDNGHQIVVVVSAMSGETNRLIDLARQISTQPDPREYDQMVSTGEQVSISLLAMAIKELGVGARSFTGRQVAIKTDNAHNKARIESIDDKNIREQLDAGNVVIVAGFQGIDDEGNATTLGRGGSDTTGVAIAAALGADECQIYTDVDGVYTTDPRVTSKAKKLEKITFEEMLEMASLGSKILQIRSVEFAGKYGVPLRVLSSFDENNDGSFDQEFQDNVGTLITIDEGDNMEQAIISGIAFNRDEAKIVVRGVPDHPGIASAILSPIGRANIEIDMIVQNLSTNGTTDFTFTVNRTDMDKTMKVLENEVKDEIGAKEILANDEVVKVSLVGVGMRSHAGVASLMFQTLAENNINIQMISTSEIKVSVLIQEQYLEKAVKSLHTAFGLDREDGESKIAGL